In the Sedimentisphaera cyanobacteriorum genome, GAGCGAGGCTTGATTTATGGTGGTCGTAGATGAGTGTTATACAGCCCACAGCATCTTCATCCCCGCGGGAGAGCTTTTCTTCAGCGAGCTTCTGCCTTATAAGATCCCGAACCGCTTCAGACCTGTTTTTTACGCCTGATTTCTTTATAAACTTGTCAAATCTTTCCAGCAGCGGGTCTTCTATAGACACGCCTATTCTCTCGATATTCACTGTTTATCCTCTAATTCTTCCTGAACTGGTGCAACGCAGAAAATATAAACCAGCGGCGTCTTACCTGTGTTTTTTATGTCGTGAAGCGTATGAGGCGGGATATAGCACACTTTCCCCTCACCCACTTCATAAGGTTTTCTATCTTCGCCGAGGAGGGCCTGCCCGCTGCCTGCAAGGAAAACCAGCGTTTCCTCGTGCGATTTAGTAGAGTGCTCTCCGCAGGTTTCTCCTTTTTCCAGCCGAACCCTGCCCGAGCGCATGCCGCAGGTTTGTGGAGCGCCTTCGAGAATCGGCTGATACTTTCCGTCTTTCTGGAGATCAGTTACTTTAGGTTCAGAGGCCATTATTTTTTCCTTTAGTTTTTTCTTGAATATGAAAATTTATAGTTTAGAGTATCTGTTGCTACGATTTTGATTTTTTTATGCGCTTTGTCAAAAGGAAATATTATTTTTGGGAGAATCTTATGGTTAAGTCATCGCTAATCTGCATTTCAGTTCTCACGTGTTCGGCTCTTTTCGCAGCAAGTACATCGCCCCAGCCTGTAAGCCACGAACAGCTTCAGGCAGTTCATCCAGACGGGACAAGCTTCTTTGATGATTCAGGCTCGCTGATGGTTTCGGTGGAGGGGATCCTATTGAACAGTCCTGAAGAATATCTGAACCCCGATCCTAATTCCACCGTGCAGGAGTGGTTTATGGGCGGCCAATGGCAGATATACATTCAGGGAGAAGGCTCCGACCATGCTGGAACGGCCTGCTGGATGGGACAGAACTACGGCAACGGCCCCGGCGATGAAAACTACACAAATCAGCAGTGGCTCGATGAGCTGTCTCGGCTGAACAGGGACCCGCAGACAGGCCATATCTTCCGCCCGGGAGACAGGGTTCGGGTAACAGGCACGTATCTTTTCTATGCTGGAAAACTTAACATCAATGAAAATCACGAGATAGGCGAGGCTTTCGATTTTACGGTAGAGCTTTTAGAGCCGGCTGTTGGACTGCCGCAGCCAGAGAAGATTCAGCTCAGCGACGTAAAGAATCCTGACAACACAGATCTTTTCGACGAAACACGCAATACAGGCGGGGAATATTATCAGTCCAGACTGGTAAAGCTCGAAGACGTACAGATCTCTGACCCTGAGAACTGGGCACCCGGCGCAGAGCTGACCGCCACCAACGGCAGCGGCCTTACAATCCCAATAAAGCTCGGCCTCGGGAAAGGCTTCGAGAACCACCCCTGCCCTGAAGGAGAGATTGATATCGTGGGCGTGTTCGACCAGGAAGCTCCGGGCTTCCCTCCAGACCCTACAAAGGGCTACAGGATTATCGTATTAGATTACCACGGCAGCAGCGAAGTTTTGGGCACTCTGGATACCGGCAGAGGCAATATGCCTTCGGATATCAACGGCGATTTCAAAGTGGACTTGGAAGATTTCGCAGAGCTGAGTTTGAACTGGCTCAAAACAGCTTCCGGATTGTATAAGGCTCTCAACAACGGGCTTATTTAGACAAGAAAGAGCAAGGGATGCCTAAATTAAGGCTCTCAAAGGGATTTACAATGATAGAGCTTCTGGTAGTGATATCGATTATCGCACTGCTGATATCGATATTGCTTCCAGCTCTCTCGCTTGTTCGCGAGAAGGCTTCTGTTGCGAGGGTGAATGCTGAGCTCAGGCAGATTGGAATCTGCATTGAGATGTACACAGAAGACAACGGGGGAAAACACCCTCCAACCAGAGAAGACTGCTCGCTCCGCTGGCACGACAATCAGCTCCCGCCAGAGCTGGTTGAAGGAGGGTATCTGCCTTCGCCCGAGGAAAAAAGCGGGATGTCTGCCAGCATTGAAGACCCCTACACCAAAGGGGATACGTACAAATACAAGGCTGTAGGAGAGCTCTATCAGAACGACAGGTATATGGGCGATTTGAAGAAATCATACCTTTATGTGCCTAAGGGATTCCCCGCAAAAAATCCGGGCAGCAGGCCGGAAAACGACATCAAATACACAAACCCCAACGCATCCCCTGTTACGTGGGTGCTTTACAGCCAAGGGCCGGAATTTGATGAATGGGAGATGATAAAAGAAAAAAACGGCCCCGTGCCAAGGCGCGTGTGGTACGACAGCAAAGAAAGAAAAGGTATGATAGTGCGAATGAAACTAAGAGGCAAACCCTATGACCATATCGGCACATTCAAGGATTAGAGTAACGGCTGTTTCAATCATTGCTGCGGCGTTTATTCCCGCCCTGCTCTCCGGCTGCGGAGACAAAGAAAAGGAAAAGAGCGATGCGAAGTTTGCCGCTGCTAATTCATACATCTTTTCGGCTCTCTCGCATATCACAGGGAATCCTGAAGCAACAGTTAATCTCGTTCCGCCCGGGATGTGCCCGGGGCATTTCGATATCTCACCTTCGCAGGTAAAGGAGCTTTTCAACTGCAGGCTGCTTTTCCTGTTCGATTTTCAGGGTAATATAGAAGATTCGGTGCAGAGGATTTCTCAAAGGGGGCTAAAGCTCAAAAAACTCAAAGCCCCGGGCGGGATGTGCCTGCCCAAAACATACGAAAACATAATATCCCAGCTTTGCAGACACCTCGCGGAAGACAGTCCCGAAACGGCAGATATGTATGAGCTGAGGGAAAAACAGATCACAGAGAAAATCAAACAGTTCTCAGAGAATACACTTAAAAACTTCAGAGAGGCCGGTCTTGCAGGCAGAAAGGTAATATGCTCAGAGCACCAGAAGGCCTTCTGCGAGTGGCTCGGGCTGGAGGTAATAGCTTCATTCTCAGGCCGCGATACAGTAACCCCCACTCAGATAAACGAATGCCTCAAAGCTGCAGAAGGAAAGCAGATTGATTTTGTGATTGCAAACAGGCAGGAAGGAACAAAGCTCGCAGAGGCGATAGCAAAGAGAATTCAGGCAAGGCCGAAAGTTTTCAGCAACTTCCCCGGTCCGGGAGAAGGTGAAAAATCCTGCCAGACTTACTTCGAGCTTGTCGAGCGAAATATCAGCTCTCTTATGAATGACGGACAATAGCTTTGGGTGCTGAGCTGAAAATATCAAATCTCTCAATCAGGGCTTCAGGCAGGGAGATACTCAAAGATATAAATCTCAGCATCTGCCCGGGTGAGTATGTGAATATTATTGGAGCAAACGGAGCCGGCAAAACTACCCTGCTCAAGGCTGCAGCGGGGCTCAAAAGGCCAGCCTCTGGTAAGATTTCATTCGACGGGCAGGATATATACGGTCTCGGATGGTGGAAGAAAACAAACCTCCAGAAGAGGATCGGCTATATACCGCAGTCTGCGGAGTACAATTCTGAGTTGCCCTTCACTGCCGGCGAAGTTGCCGCGATGGGCAGAGTTAGCGCGAGGCGGCTCTTTGAAAGGCTCAAAAGCGAGGATCAGGCCTGCGTGGATGAATGGCTCGGCAAACTGCATATCAAAGAGCTCAAAAACCAGCCGTTCAGCAGTCTTTCAGGCGGGGAGAAACAGAAGGTGCTGATAGCAAGGGCTCTCACTCAAAACCCCTCTCTTTTAATCCTCGACGAGCCTTCGGCTAATCTGGATTTCTACTGGAAAAAAGAAATATCAAGGCTCGTAAAAGATTTGCAGAAGGCACTTGGGATCACGGTGGTTATGGTATCTCACGAGATCTCAGCAATCCCTCAAGACAGCGATAAAACCATTCTGCTCAGAGAAGGAGCGCTTGCCGGACAGGGCTCTTCCGAGAAAGTTCTCGCCTCAGAAGAGTTCGAAAAGGCCTACGGACGCAGGCTGAGGCTTTCAGATTCGCAAGCGGATGGATTCTTCGAGTTTCCGGGCTTCAAGGCGGAGGACTAATCTTGGATTCATTCTTCTATTTGGTGATATTTGCAGGAGCGGTGGCAGGAGCGAGCACGGGCTTTCTGGGCGTTTACATCGTTGGTATGCGTATGCCTTTTATCGGAACGTGCATCTCGCACGCCGCCATGGCGGGAACAATCTTCGCCCTTATTTTTCAGATCAGCCCTGCACTGGGAGCGATGGCATTTTCCCTGCTCGCTTCCACATCCATGGCAGCGATACCGCCGGAGAAATCAAGGCTTGATACCAACGTAGGCCTTGCGATACTCTTCTCATTCCTGCTCGGGCTCACTTTCCTCGGCGTGGGGCTTATGGAAAACAGCCGCTCGGAGATGCTCGGGCTTCTCTGGGGAAGCCTTTTATTCGTACAGAAGGATTCTGTTGCAGCGATATGCGCAGCGGCAGTGCTGATTGTGATATTTGCGTTTCTTTTCGGCAAGGAAATGAAGGTTCTGCTCTTCAGCCGGTCAATCGCAGCGGCCACAGGCATACACGAACGCCTCGTTTACTGCATATTTCTCGCAATCTGCGGAGTTACAATTTCCGTGAATCTGCAGATTGTGGGCGGGCTTATGGTTTTCAGCCTCATCACCAACCCAGCAGCGGCGGCATATCAGGTCTGCAGCAGACACAAAACCGTAATCATTGCTGCAAGCTGCTTTGGTATGCTCTCAACGGTTCTGGGTTTTTTGGTGTCGTACTGGTTCGACCTGCCCTCAGGGGCATGTATAGTGCTTCTCAGCACGGCAGTATTTGCCGGAGCGGTAGGCTGGAGAAGGATAAGCGAATCGGGCAGATTCCAGAAAGCGGGACGATAAGATAATGTTTTTATGCTTTGTTTAAACCACGAGCAGCGCTGAGATATTTCAGCCACTGAGCGGCGGCAAGAAGCATTAAGGGATATTTTTAGACAGAATTTTTAAAGTTCAAGGCAATGATAAGGGGAAAGTTTTTCTCCTGCAGCTGCCGCTAACTCAGATGTTTAACATCCCCCGTACTACAGCGGAGTTCGCCGTGGCGGACCCGCTATGCATTCTTTTAGAAAAGATTATTCGCTTATGATTTTGCCACTTGCCGCTCGCCGCTAATCTTCACTAATTCCAATAAAATATCGTTTTTTCGTGGTATAATCCAAATAAAATCTGTGCCATCAGTGCCATCTGTGGATAATAAACTTCGCAACGGACTCACGATACGAACATTTATCTGCATTACTCCGATACCTCTCCGCCTGCGGCGGACAGGCTCAATGTTTAACATTCCTTTTAAATCGGTGGTTAAATTATTCTTAATTGAGGCTGTTTTGCTCATCACCGGCCAGAGAGCTGCCCCGCAATTTGATATTCTCCACTAATGCGGGAGCTGAAGTTTTTACACAGAGGTATCGGAGGAAGCGGAGGGGAGAATTTTTTGACGGGATTTACAGGATTGACAGGATTTTTCGGCGGGTAATTTTCTTAAACCACGAAGGGAGCGAAGGGGCGCGAAGGATTTTTTGTAAGTTGTTTTACAGAAATGCTTTACATTCATAAAAATATCTGCGCTGTTTAACATTCCCCGTACTACAGCGGAGTTCGCCGTGGCGGACCCGCTAGGCATTCTTTTAGAAAAGATTTTTCGCTTATGATTTTGCCACTCGCCACTCGCCACTTGCCACTAATCTTCACTAATTCCAATAAAATATCGTTTTTTCGTGGTATAATCCAAATAAAATCTGTGTCATCCGTGCCATCTGTGGATAAAAAATTAAATCAAACCATATCCCCTTCGTGTGTTTCGAGGGCTTCGCGGTTTATAAAAAAAGCAATGAGTTATTCACCGCTCAAAGGGGCATGCAAACCTTGGCGGGATTTCTTACAACTTAAAACAGATCACTTCCAAAGTAAATTTATCGATGTAAGACCCGTTAATGCGAAATAATGGCAAGCCTGCTGATATGCCTGAAGCGGTAATTGCTCTGGCAGGTATTGCAAACAGCGGAGCGGGCTGAATTATGCCCAATATAGGGGGGCGTTTGCGTAATTATCAGGCAGGGCGAACGAATATATATTATGAAATACCGACCAAAATCTGCAAATGAGTATGATTGGCTCATAAGCAAATTAGTCCTGAAATCTCAAGAAAAAGGGCTGCAAACTATAATGCAGCCCTTATATGATAAACAAAAGGAAAGTACTGCAACGACTTATCTTAGTGAGAATAATCGTGCTTCAGCACCATATCAATCTCATGGTCGTGGCAGAGGTGGAACATGTTGCCGTAGAACATCTTTTTAGTCCGAGGTCGATAGCCGACCATATCTACGCCGTCTCTAACTTCTGTACGCCATCCGGACTTCTCAAGAGTCTTGGTTACTTTCTGTTCCAGTGCATCCATAGTTCACCTCCGTGAATGAATAATGTTTTTTAATTAACACAAAAAAAACCGCTTCAAGAATAATACTCCTTATTCTCCGAAGCGGTTTGTATTTAACTTTTCTTTTTCGTTCATACGTGTCCCGTTTTACCAAAGAAAAAACCCGACTCGCCGGAACTTTCGTCCTGGCTCACCGGGTTTCTTCTACTGGTTTTTTTACTTTTCTCAACTTGGATAGCCTCTAAATAATGAATCTTCCAAATCTCATTGGATATTAATATAGCATATTAAAATCAGGGTTTCAAGCCAAAATTAAAAAATTTTTAACATTTTTTGAACCTTAGCTTAATTTTTTTGTTTTCGCCTGCTTGTACATTGCTGTTTGCCCCGCCAAATTTTTTCTTTCGAAAAGCCAAATTAACCTCTCACCCGCAGAGGGTTCAGATTGACTTAAAGCATATTTTTCGTAAACTGTTAGCTCAGGGTTACGGTTCAGTTCATTATACTTTTGAGACATATTTATGAGCTACAAGAGAGAAGAATGCGGTGTTTTCGGAATCTGGAACACTGGAAACCCCGCAGAAAAAATATATTTCGGCCTTCACAGCCTCCAGCACAGGGGGCAGGAATCCGCCGGAATGACTACAACAGACCGCAGTTCACTCAAACATTTCGCAGGCATGGGAACTGTATCTAAGGTTTTTCGCAAGTCGTCTATGAATATTATCCCCAAGCTCAGCGAAGAGACCTTCGGCGGGATAGGCCATGTTCGCTATTCCACAGCCGGAGCGAGCATGCGTGATAATGCCCAGCCAATGGTTGCGGCGTATTCACAAGGCGAGGTGGCCGTGGCTCACAACGGCAACATAACCAACGCCGACATCCTTCGCGAGGAATACGAATCCACAGGCAGCATATTCAAAACCACCTCGGACACTGAGATCCTCATTCATATGCTCGCCAAACCCGCCCATATTAACAAGACAGACACAATAGCCCACGTTATGAGACATCTCGACGGGGCTTTTTGCGTTTTATACCTCTTCCCCGACCGCATTGAAGCCGCCAGAGACCCTCGCGGGATAAGGCCTTTGAGCATAGGCAAATCTCAGGACGGGGCTTGGTGCGTGGCCAGCGAGAGCTGCGCGTTTGATGCGATAGGCGGAAAGCTTGTTCGGGATGTGGAGCCCGGGGAGATCGTTACGCTAAGTGATGACGGGCTTTCAAGCAGATTTTTCATAGAACCCGGCTCAGTAAAGCCATCTCACTGCATCTTCGAACACGTGTATTTCTCACGTCAGAACAGCAGGGTTTTCGGGGAGAATGTGCATATTGCAAGGAAAAATTTCGGAGCCCAGCTCGCAATAGAGCACCCCGCAGATGCGGATGTTGTGATTCCTATTCCAGATTCCGGGACAGCCTCAGCGATTGGATACGCCAATCAGAGCGGGATACCGTTTGATATGGGGTTTGTGAGAAGCCATTATATTGGGCGGTCTTTTATCGCACCAACCCAGGAGATGCGCGATCTGGCAGTGAGGCTGAAGCTTGCGGTTATTAAAGAGGCGGTAGAAGGCAAGCGGGTGATAGTGGTGGATGATTCAATCGTCCGAGGGACTACCACAAGGGGAAAGGTTAGAGACCTGCGCGCTGCGGGGGCGAAGGAAGTGCATATACGCGTTAGCTGTCCGCCGCTGAAATTCCCCTGCTTCTACGGAGTTGACTTTGCCTCAAAGGAGGAGCTCGTGGCAAACAGGATGGATATGGATGCGCTCTGCCGATACCTCGAAGCAGACAGCATCGGGTATCTTTCCGTTGATGGATTGCTCAGCTGCGTAAACCTGCCTCCTGAAAATTACTGCACAGCCTGCTGGACAGGCAATTACAAGGCTCCAACTCACCGCGCCAGAAGCAAAGATGCTATGGGCAGCAGCCATAAGATGCTTTTTCAGATTGAGGATGTCCGATGAGTGGCTATCTCACCTACGAATCTTCCGGCGTGAATATTGAAGCCAACGATGAGATGGTAGAGCGGATTAAGGGCTCTGTAGGCTCTACGTTCGGGCCGAGAGTGATGGATTTGCACGGAGGCTTTGCCGGGCTTTTCAGCCTTGAAGACAGCGAGAAATTTGCCAAAAACTACAAAAATCCCGTCCTCGTTTCATGTACCGACGGCGTTGGCACTAAGGTTCTGCTGGCAAAAGATATGGGCAGGTTCGATACTGTGGGGCAGGATCTTGTGGCGATGAGCGTTAATGATATGATTGTTCTGGGTGCTGAGCCGCTGTTCTTCCTCGATTACCTCGCAGCAGACAAGCTCAAACCTGAGAAGGTGGCTGTGCTGGTGGAGGGGATAGCCTCTGCCTGCCGGGAGGCGGGATGCTCGCTCATTGGCGGGGAAACAGCAGAAATGCCAGGGATATATGCCAAAGATGATTTCGATATGGCAGGGTTTGCAGTGGGGGTTGTGGAGAAAGACCGAATTGTGAAAGGCCAAAGCGCCGAGCCCGGCGATGTTATAATCGGCCTATCCTCTTCAGGCGTGCATTCCAACGGCTATTCTCTTGTGCGCAATATCTGCTTCAATAAGGCAAGGCTCACGCTGGATTCCCGGATTGATTCGCTTGGGGCAAAGAAGCTCGGCGATGTTCTTCTCGAGCCCACAAAGCTATATGTCAAGCCTGTTCTTGCAGTGCTGGAAGAGCTTGCTGCAGTCAGCGAGGTGAAGGCAATGGCGCACATCACCGGCGGCGGGCTTGCGGGCAATATACCCAGAGTTCTGCCGGAAAACTCAAAGGCGGTAATCGAGAGAAACAGCTGGGATAAGCCCGATATCTTCCCGTTCCTTCAGAAAACCGGGCCTGTGGAGGAAAGCGAGATGTACCGTGTGTTCAATATGGGTATCGGCTTTGTTATGGTTTTAAGCCCGCAGAAAGCTGACAGGGCTGTTGAAATTCTTAGCGAGAACGG is a window encoding:
- the nikR gene encoding nickel-responsive transcriptional regulator NikR, with translation MNIERIGVSIEDPLLERFDKFIKKSGVKNRSEAVRDLIRQKLAEEKLSRGDEDAVGCITLIYDHHKSSLAQKLTDLQHQHIMEVIASTHVHLSHLSCMEVIITKGKAENIKLLSEQLAALKGVKLSKFVMMPEEDAV
- a CDS encoding cupin domain-containing protein, whose translation is MASEPKVTDLQKDGKYQPILEGAPQTCGMRSGRVRLEKGETCGEHSTKSHEETLVFLAGSGQALLGEDRKPYEVGEGKVCYIPPHTLHDIKNTGKTPLVYIFCVAPVQEELEDKQ
- a CDS encoding type II secretion system protein, producing the protein MPKLRLSKGFTMIELLVVISIIALLISILLPALSLVREKASVARVNAELRQIGICIEMYTEDNGGKHPPTREDCSLRWHDNQLPPELVEGGYLPSPEEKSGMSASIEDPYTKGDTYKYKAVGELYQNDRYMGDLKKSYLYVPKGFPAKNPGSRPENDIKYTNPNASPVTWVLYSQGPEFDEWEMIKEKNGPVPRRVWYDSKERKGMIVRMKLRGKPYDHIGTFKD
- a CDS encoding metal ABC transporter substrate-binding protein, with amino-acid sequence MTISAHSRIRVTAVSIIAAAFIPALLSGCGDKEKEKSDAKFAAANSYIFSALSHITGNPEATVNLVPPGMCPGHFDISPSQVKELFNCRLLFLFDFQGNIEDSVQRISQRGLKLKKLKAPGGMCLPKTYENIISQLCRHLAEDSPETADMYELREKQITEKIKQFSENTLKNFREAGLAGRKVICSEHQKAFCEWLGLEVIASFSGRDTVTPTQINECLKAAEGKQIDFVIANRQEGTKLAEAIAKRIQARPKVFSNFPGPGEGEKSCQTYFELVERNISSLMNDGQ
- a CDS encoding metal ABC transporter ATP-binding protein; translation: MGAELKISNLSIRASGREILKDINLSICPGEYVNIIGANGAGKTTLLKAAAGLKRPASGKISFDGQDIYGLGWWKKTNLQKRIGYIPQSAEYNSELPFTAGEVAAMGRVSARRLFERLKSEDQACVDEWLGKLHIKELKNQPFSSLSGGEKQKVLIARALTQNPSLLILDEPSANLDFYWKKEISRLVKDLQKALGITVVMVSHEISAIPQDSDKTILLREGALAGQGSSEKVLASEEFEKAYGRRLRLSDSQADGFFEFPGFKAED
- a CDS encoding metal ABC transporter permease, whose protein sequence is MDSFFYLVIFAGAVAGASTGFLGVYIVGMRMPFIGTCISHAAMAGTIFALIFQISPALGAMAFSLLASTSMAAIPPEKSRLDTNVGLAILFSFLLGLTFLGVGLMENSRSEMLGLLWGSLLFVQKDSVAAICAAAVLIVIFAFLFGKEMKVLLFSRSIAAATGIHERLVYCIFLAICGVTISVNLQIVGGLMVFSLITNPAAAAYQVCSRHKTVIIAASCFGMLSTVLGFLVSYWFDLPSGACIVLLSTAVFAGAVGWRRISESGRFQKAGR
- the purF gene encoding amidophosphoribosyltransferase is translated as MSYKREECGVFGIWNTGNPAEKIYFGLHSLQHRGQESAGMTTTDRSSLKHFAGMGTVSKVFRKSSMNIIPKLSEETFGGIGHVRYSTAGASMRDNAQPMVAAYSQGEVAVAHNGNITNADILREEYESTGSIFKTTSDTEILIHMLAKPAHINKTDTIAHVMRHLDGAFCVLYLFPDRIEAARDPRGIRPLSIGKSQDGAWCVASESCAFDAIGGKLVRDVEPGEIVTLSDDGLSSRFFIEPGSVKPSHCIFEHVYFSRQNSRVFGENVHIARKNFGAQLAIEHPADADVVIPIPDSGTASAIGYANQSGIPFDMGFVRSHYIGRSFIAPTQEMRDLAVRLKLAVIKEAVEGKRVIVVDDSIVRGTTTRGKVRDLRAAGAKEVHIRVSCPPLKFPCFYGVDFASKEELVANRMDMDALCRYLEADSIGYLSVDGLLSCVNLPPENYCTACWTGNYKAPTHRARSKDAMGSSHKMLFQIEDVR
- the purM gene encoding phosphoribosylformylglycinamidine cyclo-ligase, with the protein product MSGYLTYESSGVNIEANDEMVERIKGSVGSTFGPRVMDLHGGFAGLFSLEDSEKFAKNYKNPVLVSCTDGVGTKVLLAKDMGRFDTVGQDLVAMSVNDMIVLGAEPLFFLDYLAADKLKPEKVAVLVEGIASACREAGCSLIGGETAEMPGIYAKDDFDMAGFAVGVVEKDRIVKGQSAEPGDVIIGLSSSGVHSNGYSLVRNICFNKARLTLDSRIDSLGAKKLGDVLLEPTKLYVKPVLAVLEELAAVSEVKAMAHITGGGLAGNIPRVLPENSKAVIERNSWDKPDIFPFLQKTGPVEESEMYRVFNMGIGFVMVLSPQKADRAVEILSENGEKAWKIGNIREGSREVVIK